The DNA window CAGAGGGGACCACGCAGAGCACTGCTCAAACCCTCAGCCCTTACCCCTGGCTCCCTGCCCCATGCAGCGTTGCACGCTGGCCATGCCCAGCACCGTTGGCCCTTTCCAGCCCTGTCCCAGCTGCCTGTGGATGGCTGCAACtctgggaattttttttctcaagcagGAAGCTGAAGCATTTCCTCCTCCAGCCGCAGCCGATGCTTGCAGAGCGAGTTTTGCAATCCCGTGGGTTTCTGTTCTGCAGCGGGGAGGTGCCTCTCTCCACCTTGCAGCTCTCTCCTCCCGTACTTTTTTGCATCCGCCGTTGTTGCGCTGCCGGCCCCGACAGGTCCCAGCGAGCAGCGGGGTTTGGCGGAGCACGGAGCAGCGTCGCTGCCTCCCATGTGCAGGTAGGAGGAGGGCAGttgtgctgtgcctgcagctgtgccGTCCCTGCGGCTTTGCTGTGCCTGCGGCTCTCCCATGCGTTGCCGGCAGCAGAGGGGAGAGCAGCGGTGACGGCGGTGCTCCCGGTGCAGGCGATGCAGAGCACCCCCAATTACCTCTGGAGCACAGACGACCTGCTGGGCCAAGGAGCCACGGCCTGCGTCTACAAAGCCCGCAGCAAGGTGAGGAGAGGGGGGGGGACGGACATACGGCCACCCCAGGGCAACCAAACCCCCGTGCCCTCCTGCTCTGTCAGTACCAGAGCTGCTttggctttatttctgttttcccctcTGTGGCTCTATGGGATACAAGCTAGTTTTGGGGCGAGCTCTGCGCTGTGCACTATGCAGTGCTGCTCCCCCAGCAtcagggtgggggggggggaatgccTGAAGTTCTGTAAACCCCCAACTACGGCCATTTGCATGCTTCATGCAAACGCTCGCCAGCGCTGGGATGGAGactcacagccctgctgttctgtgatctttgttCAGTGAGCGCGGGGCAGAGGTGAGttgggagcagcagagcacagcagttgGATGCCCCCACCCCACTGCAAACCTCTGACAGCGCTGCAGAAACGTGCGCCCCCCTGAGCACGTGGGTGCAGGGGCAGGAAGCAAACGGAGCGAGCGgcagtgtttgcttttgcaaTGCAGGAAGCCGAGGCTGCCTGTCTGAAAGCAAGCTGTGCTCGAGTATTGTTGGCACCTAGAGCAGCAGTGAGGCTATTGGTGCTGTTAGGGATGGGGTGAGCCATCgttcccttttcctctttttcctccttgccCAGAAATCAGGGGAGCTGGTTGCTGTCAAGGTCTTCAACAAAGCCAGCTACCTGCGCCCGCAGGAAGTGCAGATGCGGGAGTTTGAGATGCTGCGGAAGCTGAACCATAAAAACATTGTCAAGTTATTTGCAGTGGAGGAGACAGTAAGCGGGACCGGGATCCTCCCTCCTAAGCTGCTGTGTCCAAGCAGAATCCCAGGGCCCCATTGATGATGGGCGACTGGTCTTTCTGGGGGGGATGGGAAGGTGGCTGTACAGCCACCCTGCCTTTGCCCTGCTCCCCgcagggcagcagcaagcagaaggtGCTGGTGATGGAGTACTGCTCCAGTGGCAGCCTGCTGAGCGTCCTTGAGGACCCTGCCAACGCTTTTGGCTTGGCTGAGCCCGAGTTCCTCGTGGTGCTGCAGTGCGTGGGTGAGCAGCATCTCTGTCTCAGAGCCGTTGGGATTGAGGTGGACATCGGGCACTGGGGATAACCTGCGTGCTTGGAAATGGCACTGCTGGGTGGTTGGGGAGTTTGGCTTTGGGGAAAGCCCACAGGGTTTCCCTTTCCAACAGCTTTGGGAATGGGCTCTGCCCCCACCGCTGACAATTCAGAGCTGTGCAACCCCACACgctccctgctcctccccaTTACCCAAAGTCCCAATTACTGATGTGATCCCCATTAATGTGCAGCCCCCCCCAGGGTTTGTCCCCACCTCTGTCCTTCTCTCATTCATACAAACACAACTGCTGTTCCCCACCCGTTTCCAGTGGCAGGGATGAACCACCTCCGTGAGAACGGTGTTGTGCACCGGGACATCAAACCTGGCAACATCATGCGCCTGGTGGGGGAGGACGGGCAGAGCATCTACAAACTGACTGACTTTGGTGCCGCCCGGGAGCTGGAGGATGATGAAAAGTTTGTGTCTGTCTATGGGACAGAGGAGTACTTGGTGAGTATGGCCCCGAGGTGTGCAAGTGGACAGCATCCGTCTCTCCATCCAACAGTGAGGCGCTGCATGGAGAGAAGCAGTGATGCTCAGGGCCGCTTTCAGAGGGGCTctgttttttttgcagtgagcTCTCAGCTCATAGCATCACAAGCACTGTTTGGTGTCGAGGACGTGGcgcttagaatcatagaatcattcaggctggaaagactgctaagatcatccagtccaacatcAAGCCACCTCCACCATCGGGGGCAGTTTTGAAGCCACCCTGTTGAGCTTGGTAGGCAgtgatgctctgctctgccctgcagcatcccGACATGTATGAGCGTGCTGTCCTGCGGAAGCCACAGCAGAAGGCATATGGGGTCACCGTTGACCTATGGAGCATCGGTGTCACCTTCTACCACGCTGCCACCGGCCGGCTGCCCTTCGTGCCTTTCGGGGGACCCCGCAGGAACAAGGAGACTATGTGGGTACCTGGTGCAGGACAGCACTGTGTCCCTTATAGTTGCATCCCTTAGAGCCTAGGGGTAAGTTAATGATCCCATATAGCCTAGGGGTAGGTTAATAATCCCATATAGCCCTGAAATAAGGTAATAATCCCATCCAAGCCTGCAAGGcttgcagtgcagctccaggctgcctgcagagtGAGGACCACGCCTGCACATGACGGTAAAGGACATGTGTTCCATTTACTGTGTTTGCCCTTTACACTCATCCTCGTGGCTCTGAGGTGAAGCTCCTCAAAGAGAAGGCAGCATTCAGAGAGGCATGgaattttttcactctttcttgGACTGTTCCCTCCCTCCGCTCTGCGTTCTTGCTGTAAGCTGTGcctttccccatccctccctgctgcaccccagGTACAAGATCACCACTGAGAAGCCCCCCGGGGCCATTGCAGGCGTGCAGCGACAAGAGAATGGCAGCATTGAATGGAGCTACGAGCTGCCCCTCACTTGCCAGCTGTCAGTGTGAGTGTCCCCATGGGGTCCCCTGCGTACGATCGCAGCAATACAGATGTTCATCTCACctcctcttgctgctgcagggggCTGAAGGATCAGCTCGTCCCCATTCTGGCCAACATCCTGGAAGCAGACCAGGAGAAATGCTGGGGCTTCGATCAGTTCTTTGCAGAAACCAATGACATTTTGCACAGGATCGTGGTCGACGTCTTCTCCTTGCAGCAGGCGTCCTCGCACCGCATCTACATCCACTCCTACAACACGTGAGGGTGCCCAGCAAGGCTGGGTGGGTTGGGGGGCTCAGCTCCTCCGTGGCCTCGGTGCTGTTTTGCTACAAGAGGACATTTGCAGTTCAAGAGGTGGAAATCTGAGTggttttttccatttcagtacCAGCAAGTTTTTAGATGCTGTCTTCAAACAAACGGACATAGTCCCTCACcatcaagaatatttttttgaagGCCACCCATACGAGTTGGACCCCAACCTCCAAGCCCATAATTTCTGCAGAACAGCCCGGCACAACCCTCTGaccctgctgagctgtgctgagcagccagAGGACGTGGTGGGCTTGAGATACAGAGACCGTGAGTACTCCATCTGAGGTGCATTGCAGTGCTCCCCATCCAGGGCGTGGGGTGGGCACCATGGAAGGTTTGCTTTGATGACCACCACCCTGCTGGGCTCAGGGGCAGCAGGGTTAGGAGGCTGCAGGCTTATTTTCTCCCAAAGATTGTAGCATGGGTGcgatgctctgctctgcaaggCAGCTCATGCCTTCACCCACCTCTCCAAAAACATAGATGCATgaaacagcttgggttggaaggggcctcagaggtcatccagttccagccttggagagctgccctcagcctcGGGCAATGCAGTGCTCCAGTGC is part of the Lagopus muta isolate bLagMut1 chromosome 24, bLagMut1 primary, whole genome shotgun sequence genome and encodes:
- the IKBKE gene encoding inhibitor of nuclear factor kappa-B kinase subunit epsilon isoform X2, with the translated sequence MLCPVLRTQRTAVTPQNGTEGTTQSTAQTLSPYPWLPAPCSVARWPCPAPLALSSPVPAACGWLQLWEFFFSSRKLKHFLLQPQPMLAERVLQSRGFLFCSGEVPLSTLQLSPPVLFCIRRCCAAGPDRSQRAAGFGGARSSVAASHVQAMQSTPNYLWSTDDLLGQGATACVYKARSKKSGELVAVKVFNKASYLRPQEVQMREFEMLRKLNHKNIVKLFAVEETGSSKQKVLVMEYCSSGSLLSVLEDPANAFGLAEPEFLVVLQCVVAGMNHLRENGVVHRDIKPGNIMRLVGEDGQSIYKLTDFGAARELEDDEKFVSVYGTEEYLHPDMYERAVLRKPQQKAYGVTVDLWSIGVTFYHAATGRLPFVPFGGPRRNKETMYKITTEKPPGAIAGVQRQENGSIEWSYELPLTCQLSVGLKDQLVPILANILEADQEKCWGFDQFFAETNDILHRIVVDVFSLQQASSHRIYIHSYNTTSKFLDAVFKQTDIVPHHQEYFFEGHPYELDPNLQAHNFCRTARHNPLTLLSCAEQPEDVVGLRYRDPALDFPKFVSKVDVVADCSAAKSAVGAVHQALRIAQELQRCQELTVRGLHWVIGNLRSECSRVLEQRRGVHAVLSGLQLMEGKTRGLYEAVPGGNALPALKDVAAVKMRLQRVAEELSQCSHSIFDFQGALDGMVSELVQHGQQAHEDKSIQQIECCLEKMQLIYKQFRKARTCPALGYNEEQIHKLDKVNLGHLARKVLLIFQEQCAQQYQDALALHGSRVRKVCEIKKHLKRLSNHISTCSVEASECQDCLQLALDKFLQTVVPEKHNLALVPAVPLPVPLSQTRQEMALQMQELLEQMKSVTCDLQFNNGIIERLSGAAPAPGV
- the IKBKE gene encoding inhibitor of nuclear factor kappa-B kinase subunit epsilon isoform X1, which produces MLCPVLRTQRTAVTPQNGTEGTTQSTAQTLSPYPWLPAPCSVARWPCPAPLALSSPVPAACGWLQLWEFFFSSRKLKHFLLQPQPMLAERVLQSRGFLFCSGEVPLSTLQLSPPVLFCIRRCCAAGPDRSQRAAGFGGARSSVAASHVQVGGGQLCCACSCAVPAALLCLRLSHALPAAEGRAAVTAVLPVQAMQSTPNYLWSTDDLLGQGATACVYKARSKKSGELVAVKVFNKASYLRPQEVQMREFEMLRKLNHKNIVKLFAVEETGSSKQKVLVMEYCSSGSLLSVLEDPANAFGLAEPEFLVVLQCVVAGMNHLRENGVVHRDIKPGNIMRLVGEDGQSIYKLTDFGAARELEDDEKFVSVYGTEEYLHPDMYERAVLRKPQQKAYGVTVDLWSIGVTFYHAATGRLPFVPFGGPRRNKETMYKITTEKPPGAIAGVQRQENGSIEWSYELPLTCQLSVGLKDQLVPILANILEADQEKCWGFDQFFAETNDILHRIVVDVFSLQQASSHRIYIHSYNTTSKFLDAVFKQTDIVPHHQEYFFEGHPYELDPNLQAHNFCRTARHNPLTLLSCAEQPEDVVGLRYRDPALDFPKFVSKVDVVADCSAAKSAVGAVHQALRIAQELQRCQELTVRGLHWVIGNLRSECSRVLEQRRGVHAVLSGLQLMEGKTRGLYEAVPGGNALPALKDVAAVKMRLQRVAEELSQCSHSIFDFQGALDGMVSELVQHGQQAHEDKSIQQIECCLEKMQLIYKQFRKARTCPALGYNEEQIHKLDKVNLGHLARKVLLIFQEQCAQQYQDALALHGSRVRKVCEIKKHLKRLSNHISTCSVEASECQDCLQLALDKFLQTVVPEKHNLALVPAVPLPVPLSQTRQEMALQMQELLEQMKSVTCDLQFNNGIIERLSGAAPAPGV